From a region of the Halanaerobium hydrogeniformans genome:
- a CDS encoding UvrD-helicase domain-containing protein, with translation MYKIYRGDTGTGKSTILKEKYQKLAQNNLSEKILFFLKSAKAVNSYREELDLNLVGNLNIYTYFGFVNQELNKNWPAVERKYSGENKVIEPTFMNIETSHFLMSNYVAKYRKEKSYFREIKAKPVQIAVQLIDNLNLASFNILEFNELKNRLYRWTNNDLQREKYAEQSVEIMEKFRNFCLRYRLFDYSTAITIFNQYLLTDPKYIDNLNLRFDYLMVDDLEKLIPAGQSLIKKLSTENIEGYFSFNESGGFNRFFGGNPAAAKELFFSDAQEIIKLEKSYTSAEESSELAKKIKSVVKKREGKLLQSPLLKEEIDSELRGEMLLEVGQKIISLLKKGAAENSIAIISPQIDKVLSFSLERILEKNGYNLSNFNRSKRLVDIPFARALLVLYLFYSDKTEMIGISSLQQSLSLLLELDPLRSYILAEEIAAAGMSFIELKDNNLRLKINFAAAEKYDYLKDWLADKKNEELTIDAFFQLVFSELLAPLSPSQEDIFACRQMIESVARFRSAVENFHKNKEDLSSRYIDMIYEGTLAAETLFKGQSQEKGVILASPYKFLFSPELEGVNHLFLVDISSSHWLRSIAKELVNPYIYSESWQHQNEWNDKIDQNIRLKQLSDFLVSLVYKVNDGIYIADSFFNSSGKEQDGPLYRWLDVRGD, from the coding sequence ATGTATAAAATTTATCGGGGAGATACTGGCACCGGGAAAAGTACAATTTTAAAAGAAAAATACCAAAAATTAGCCCAGAATAATTTGAGTGAAAAAATATTATTCTTTTTGAAAAGTGCTAAAGCAGTAAATTCCTACCGAGAAGAGCTGGACTTAAATTTAGTTGGTAATTTAAATATTTATACTTACTTTGGCTTTGTTAATCAAGAATTGAACAAAAATTGGCCTGCTGTAGAAAGAAAATATAGTGGAGAAAACAAAGTAATTGAACCAACTTTTATGAATATAGAAACTTCCCATTTTTTAATGAGCAATTATGTAGCAAAATATAGAAAAGAAAAGTCATATTTTCGCGAAATTAAAGCCAAGCCAGTTCAGATTGCGGTGCAGTTGATTGATAATCTTAATCTGGCTTCTTTTAATATACTTGAATTTAATGAACTAAAAAACAGGCTTTATCGTTGGACAAATAATGATCTTCAGCGTGAAAAATATGCAGAACAGTCAGTAGAGATTATGGAAAAGTTCCGTAATTTTTGCCTTCGCTATAGACTTTTTGATTATTCCACAGCTATCACAATTTTTAATCAATATCTTTTAACTGATCCTAAATATATTGATAATTTAAATTTAAGATTTGACTATCTTATGGTTGATGACTTAGAAAAGCTTATACCAGCTGGTCAAAGTTTAATTAAAAAATTAAGCACCGAAAATATAGAAGGATATTTTTCTTTTAATGAAAGTGGAGGTTTTAATAGATTTTTTGGTGGTAATCCTGCAGCAGCAAAAGAATTATTCTTTTCTGATGCTCAGGAGATTATTAAACTTGAAAAAAGCTATACATCTGCAGAAGAAAGCAGTGAATTAGCAAAAAAAATAAAATCAGTAGTAAAAAAAAGAGAGGGTAAATTACTACAATCACCATTACTTAAGGAGGAAATTGATAGTGAATTAAGGGGTGAAATGCTGTTAGAGGTAGGACAAAAAATTATATCACTTTTAAAAAAAGGGGCAGCAGAAAACTCAATTGCTATTATTTCACCTCAAATTGACAAAGTTTTAAGTTTTAGTCTAGAAAGAATTTTAGAGAAAAATGGTTATAATTTAAGTAATTTTAATCGCTCTAAAAGATTAGTTGATATACCATTTGCCAGAGCTTTATTGGTCCTATATTTGTTTTATTCAGATAAAACAGAAATGATCGGAATTTCTTCTTTACAGCAGAGTTTAAGCTTATTATTAGAATTAGACCCTCTAAGATCTTATATTCTAGCAGAAGAAATCGCAGCAGCCGGAATGAGTTTTATTGAACTAAAAGATAATAATCTACGCTTAAAGATAAACTTTGCTGCTGCAGAAAAATATGATTATTTAAAAGATTGGCTGGCAGATAAAAAAAATGAGGAGTTAACAATAGATGCCTTTTTCCAGCTTGTATTCAGTGAGCTTCTGGCTCCTTTAAGTCCTTCTCAGGAAGATATTTTTGCCTGCAGGCAGATGATTGAATCAGTAGCACGTTTTCGTTCTGCTGTTGAAAATTTTCATAAAAACAAAGAAGATTTAAGCAGCAGATATATTGATATGATTTATGAAGGTACTTTAGCCGCTGAAACACTTTTTAAAGGACAATCACAGGAAAAAGGTGTTATCTTAGCTTCTCCTTACAAATTTTTGTTTTCTCCAGAGCTTGAGGGAGTCAATCATTTGTTTTTAGTTGATATTTCCAGCAGCCACTGGTTAAGGAGTATTGCTAAAGAATTGGTAAATCCCTATATATATTCAGAAAGCTGGCAGCATCAGAATGAATGGAACGATAAGATAGATCAGAATATTAGATTAAAACAATTAAGTGATTTTCTTGTTAGTCTTGTTTATAAAGTAAATGATGGTATATATATAGCAGATAGTTTTTTTAACAGCAGTGGTAAAGAACAGGATGGACCATTATACCGCTGGCTTGATGTGAGAGGAGATTAA
- a CDS encoding DUF456 domain-containing protein, with amino-acid sequence MEVLLYIIIILLFIVELAAIFIPLLPDSVFFWAAVILYRVIIPDFEYSIYFWIAAVIITVLVFLANYLSNAYFVKRQGGSNKTVIAAVLGIFLGTLIMGPLGFIIGPFLLIFVVEYWQSKNRDNALRLALSSLSAFFASAFARFFMQLFLIIWFFIEII; translated from the coding sequence ATGGAAGTATTGCTTTATATTATTATTATATTATTATTTATTGTAGAATTAGCAGCCATATTTATACCACTACTGCCTGATTCAGTATTTTTCTGGGCAGCTGTTATTTTATACAGAGTAATTATTCCAGACTTTGAGTATTCTATTTATTTTTGGATAGCTGCTGTAATTATAACTGTCCTGGTTTTTTTAGCAAATTATTTATCAAATGCATATTTTGTAAAAAGACAGGGTGGAAGTAATAAAACTGTTATAGCAGCGGTGCTTGGAATTTTCCTGGGAACTTTAATTATGGGCCCACTTGGTTTTATAATTGGACCATTTCTCTTGATCTTTGTTGTAGAGTATTGGCAGAGTAAAAACAGAGATAATGCTCTTCGCCTAGCCTTAAGCAGCCTTTCTGCATTTTTTGCCAGTGCTTTTGCCAGATTCTTTATGCAGCTATTTTTAATAATCTGGTTTTTTATAGAAATTATTTAG
- a CDS encoding redoxin domain-containing protein, producing the protein MKYKVGEKIPDFNLSDHTGETLSLEKFAGKNILLSFHPLAWTRVCRMQMESLEDNYQVFKENNTVPLGVSVDPVPAKKAWAEELGFENLKLLSDFWPHGTFASELGIFIEKKGISGRVNILVNDQGEILWSKVYDIHDLPDIDEVLKEVKANS; encoded by the coding sequence ATGAAATATAAAGTAGGAGAAAAGATTCCTGATTTTAATCTTAGTGATCATACTGGTGAAACTCTTAGCTTAGAAAAATTTGCTGGTAAAAATATTTTGTTATCATTTCATCCCCTGGCCTGGACTAGAGTTTGCAGAATGCAGATGGAATCATTAGAAGATAATTATCAGGTTTTTAAAGAAAATAATACTGTCCCACTGGGTGTAAGTGTTGACCCTGTTCCTGCCAAAAAAGCCTGGGCAGAAGAACTTGGTTTTGAAAATCTTAAATTGCTGTCAGATTTTTGGCCTCATGGAACTTTTGCTTCAGAGCTTGGTATTTTTATAGAGAAAAAAGGTATTTCAGGTAGAGTAAATATTTTAGTCAATGATCAGGGAGAAATCCTGTGGTCTAAAGTTTATGATATACATGATCTTCCAGATATCGATGAGGTCTTAAAAGAGGTTAAAGCAAACAGCTAA
- a CDS encoding NAD(P)/FAD-dependent oxidoreductase yields the protein MTKKDYDVIIIGAGPTGIFTAMELIKKDAGLNILILEKGTDLKKRICPMKENPGKGCVNCKSCAIVSGWGGAGAYSDGKLSLSPDIGGNLEKYIGRQALTDNIAYADDIYMEFGAPDRVFGVPKDQQNEIRKKAVKAKLKFIPARLRHLGTGYSQVVLQNMQDYLEEHGVEIRFNTNVKEFIVEKEKIKAVKTADGKIIKAKFVMAAAGRENAEWLTDQAKTLGIETAINPVDIGVRVECPAAITEYLTDNLYETKLIYHTPTFDDKVRTFCMSPYGEVVSENNQGLITVNGHSHSDIKTHNTNFALLVSKTFTEPFHQPITYGKDIAKLANLLAGGVLVQRLGDLLDGRRTTDERLERSITEPTLKDATPGDLSLVLPHRHLTGIIEMLKALDELAPGLYSRDTLLYGVEVKFYSSRLSVKNNLESKVDNLYFGGDGAGITRGLMQASVSGIVIARSIMKKENIK from the coding sequence ATGACAAAAAAAGATTATGATGTAATAATTATCGGTGCTGGTCCTACTGGTATCTTTACTGCAATGGAATTAATTAAAAAAGATGCAGGCTTGAATATACTAATTTTAGAAAAAGGTACTGACCTAAAAAAAAGAATTTGTCCAATGAAAGAAAACCCTGGAAAAGGTTGTGTAAATTGTAAAAGTTGTGCAATTGTTTCCGGATGGGGAGGTGCTGGGGCTTATAGTGACGGCAAATTATCTCTATCGCCTGATATAGGAGGTAACTTAGAAAAATATATTGGTAGACAGGCTTTAACAGATAATATCGCTTATGCGGATGATATTTATATGGAATTCGGAGCTCCAGATAGAGTTTTTGGAGTACCAAAAGATCAACAAAATGAAATTCGCAAAAAAGCAGTTAAAGCAAAATTAAAATTTATTCCTGCTAGATTGAGACATTTAGGAACTGGCTACAGCCAGGTGGTCTTACAAAATATGCAGGATTATCTTGAAGAACATGGGGTTGAAATACGTTTCAATACCAATGTTAAAGAGTTTATAGTTGAAAAAGAAAAAATAAAAGCTGTTAAAACTGCTGACGGTAAAATCATTAAAGCTAAATTTGTTATGGCTGCTGCAGGAAGAGAAAATGCAGAATGGCTAACAGATCAGGCTAAAACCCTTGGAATTGAAACAGCCATTAATCCTGTTGATATTGGAGTCAGAGTTGAATGTCCAGCTGCAATAACTGAATATTTAACAGACAATTTATATGAGACCAAACTAATATATCATACACCTACTTTTGATGATAAAGTTAGAACATTTTGTATGTCTCCGTATGGAGAAGTTGTTAGTGAAAATAATCAGGGCTTGATAACAGTAAATGGTCACAGTCATTCTGATATCAAAACACATAATACTAATTTTGCCCTTCTTGTTAGTAAAACATTTACTGAGCCGTTTCATCAACCAATTACCTATGGTAAGGATATAGCAAAATTGGCAAATCTACTGGCTGGTGGGGTATTAGTCCAAAGACTTGGAGATTTATTAGATGGTAGGCGCACAACTGACGAAAGACTGGAAAGATCAATCACTGAACCTACACTTAAAGATGCTACTCCAGGTGATTTATCATTAGTTCTTCCTCACAGACATCTAACAGGAATAATTGAAATGTTAAAGGCTTTAGATGAGCTAGCTCCAGGTTTATACAGCCGTGACACTCTTTTATATGGTGTCGAAGTTAAATTTTATTCCTCACGCCTTTCGGTAAAAAATAATCTAGAAAGCAAAGTAGATAATCTCTATTTTGGTGGTGATGGAGCAGGTATAACAAGGGGACTAATGCAGGCTTCAGTTTCTGGAATAGTAATTGCCCGTTCAATTATGAAAAAAGAAAACATCAAATAA
- a CDS encoding YerC/YecD family TrpR-related protein — MSRKVDDKFTDQLFKAILLLKDEKECYDFFRDIATVGEIKALGQRLEVARMLKEGYTYDQIVEETGVSTATISRVKRSLEYGEDGYNLILARLNKNNEN; from the coding sequence TTGTCAAGAAAAGTAGATGATAAATTTACTGATCAGTTGTTTAAGGCAATTTTGCTTTTAAAAGATGAAAAAGAGTGTTATGACTTTTTTAGAGATATTGCTACAGTTGGTGAGATTAAAGCTCTTGGGCAAAGATTAGAAGTAGCAAGAATGCTTAAAGAAGGCTATACTTATGATCAGATTGTGGAGGAAACAGGTGTTAGTACTGCTACAATTAGCAGAGTCAAGCGTTCTTTAGAATATGGGGAAGATGGTTATAATTTAATTTTAGCAAGATTGAATAAAAATAATGAAAATTAA
- the guaA gene encoding glutamine-hydrolyzing GMP synthase: protein MEYDKILILDFGGQYSQLIARRIREFNVYSVIKPHNISLAEIKEIDPLAIILSGGPDSVTLAGAPGVNQGIFELQIPIMGICYGMQLMAQLLEGGVVEKAEHGEYGKANLEIFSGKDIFKDIESKTQVWMSHGDHVKKLPDGFERIAKTELTDTAAMADFERDFYGVQFHPEVNHTLEGKTMLHNFLFKIVKAKASWNMADYINEEIEAIRKQVGKGKVICGLSGGVDSAVASAIVHKAIGDQLTCIFVDHGLLRKGEAKQVRRTFGEEFNIPLIYVDAKERFLDKLSGVSEPEAKRKIIGEEFIKVFDEEAEKLENVRYLVQGTIYSDVIESGGTEKSATIKSHHNVGGLPDEMNLELVEPLHFLFKDEVRKIGEVLGLPEEIVWRQPFPGPGLAIRIIGDVDESKLNILRNADAIVQEEIRDAGLYKEIWQSFAVLPDLRSVGVMGDERTYGYPIILRAVNSDDAMTADWARLPYELMQSISNRIVNQVSEVNRVVYDITSKPPGTIEWE from the coding sequence ATGGAATACGATAAAATACTGATCCTTGATTTTGGGGGACAGTACAGTCAGTTAATTGCAAGAAGAATAAGAGAATTTAATGTGTATTCGGTAATAAAACCACATAATATTTCTTTAGCTGAAATTAAAGAAATTGATCCATTAGCTATTATTTTGTCAGGAGGTCCTGATAGTGTAACCTTAGCTGGAGCTCCAGGTGTTAATCAGGGAATTTTTGAACTGCAGATACCAATTATGGGAATCTGCTATGGAATGCAGTTAATGGCTCAGCTTTTAGAAGGTGGAGTAGTAGAAAAAGCTGAACATGGTGAATATGGTAAGGCAAATTTAGAAATTTTTTCGGGTAAGGATATTTTCAAAGATATCGAAAGTAAAACCCAGGTCTGGATGAGTCATGGTGATCATGTCAAAAAGCTTCCAGATGGTTTTGAAAGAATTGCTAAGACTGAATTAACAGATACAGCTGCTATGGCAGATTTTGAAAGAGATTTTTATGGAGTGCAATTTCATCCTGAAGTAAATCACACTTTAGAAGGAAAAACAATGCTTCATAATTTCCTTTTTAAAATAGTAAAAGCTAAAGCAAGTTGGAATATGGCAGATTATATCAATGAAGAAATAGAAGCGATAAGAAAACAGGTTGGTAAAGGTAAAGTTATCTGTGGTCTCTCCGGAGGTGTAGATTCTGCCGTAGCTTCTGCAATTGTACATAAAGCAATTGGTGATCAGTTAACCTGTATTTTTGTTGATCACGGTTTACTGCGCAAAGGAGAAGCAAAACAGGTTAGAAGAACCTTTGGGGAAGAATTCAATATCCCATTAATTTATGTAGATGCAAAAGAGCGATTTTTAGATAAATTGAGTGGTGTTAGTGAACCTGAAGCAAAACGTAAAATAATTGGAGAAGAATTCATAAAGGTTTTTGATGAAGAAGCGGAAAAACTTGAAAATGTACGTTATTTAGTTCAGGGTACGATTTATTCTGATGTTATTGAAAGTGGAGGTACCGAAAAATCAGCCACAATTAAAAGTCATCATAATGTAGGAGGACTTCCTGATGAGATGAATTTAGAATTGGTAGAACCACTTCACTTTTTGTTTAAAGATGAGGTAAGAAAAATTGGTGAGGTTTTAGGTCTACCTGAAGAAATCGTCTGGAGGCAACCTTTTCCTGGACCAGGCTTGGCGATTAGAATAATTGGTGATGTTGATGAGTCTAAATTAAATATCTTAAGAAATGCAGATGCAATTGTACAGGAAGAAATAAGAGATGCAGGTCTTTATAAAGAAATATGGCAATCTTTTGCTGTGTTACCAGATCTTCGCAGCGTTGGAGTTATGGGGGATGAAAGGACTTATGGTTATCCAATTATTTTAAGAGCGGTAAACAGTGATGATGCTATGACTGCTGATTGGGCAAGATTGCCTTATGAGTTAATGCAATCTATTTCTAATAGAATTGTAAATCAGGTATCTGAAGTTAACAGAGTTGTATATGATATTACTTCTAAACCCCCTGGAACTATTGAATGGGAGTAA
- the ppdK gene encoding pyruvate, phosphate dikinase codes for MLKKYIYSFDEGKKEMKSLLGGKGANLAEMSNIGLPVPPGFTITTEACIRYLEMGEKLEDQIKEGIFDYMKELEKKQGKKFGDLEDPLLVSVRSGAVISMPGMMDTILNLGLNDKSVEGLAKKTSNPRFAYDSYRRLIQMFGNVVLGIPAYEFDNFLEKRKEKNGYDNDTDLEVQDLKDIIEKFKNLIKKRKNIEFPQKPEEQLLMAVKAVFSSWNNSRARSYRNINDIPHDLGTAVNVQTMVFGNIGENSGTGVAFTRNPATGENKVFGEFLLNAQGEDVVAGIRTPKDISELKRLMPEVYEEFVELTETLEEHYKDMQDIEFTIQEGDLYVLQTRTGKRTADAAVNIAVDMEEEGLIDKETAILRVDPEDISQLLHPNFKKDELEKADKLAQGLAASPGAATGKVYFTSEDAVDAAEAGEDVILVRKETSPEDIEGMVKAEGILTSRGGMTSHAAVVARGMGKCCVAGVGDIRVDEDAKKFYVDDRVFNEGDYISLNGSLGEVYAGVIETTEAHLSDNFMMLMEWSDEYRQLGIYTNADTPKDAGVALDFGAEGIGLCRTEHMFFESGRIISVREMIVANTKKKRQKALDKLFPYQKDDFKEIFKVMEDKAVTIRLLDPPLHEFLPQNEKDIKSLADELSIPVESLKRTIEELEEMNPMLGHRGCRLGISYPEIYKMQVKAIISAALEVNEEMGYDVQADIMIPLIGTEKELAILREQALEVAEELIDQSSVDLSYTIGTMIEIPRAALLADDIAKHADFFSFGTNDLTQMTYGFSRDDAGKFINQYMDKEIFRKDPFATLDQEGVGKLVDMAVKLGRQTKKDLKIGICGEHGGEPSSIDFCHRVGLDYVSCSPYRVPIARLAAAQSAINND; via the coding sequence TTGTTGAAAAAGTATATCTACTCATTTGACGAAGGTAAAAAAGAAATGAAGTCGTTGTTAGGTGGTAAAGGAGCTAATCTTGCTGAAATGAGCAATATTGGATTGCCAGTACCTCCAGGATTTACAATCACAACCGAAGCCTGTATTAGATATCTTGAAATGGGTGAAAAGCTTGAAGACCAAATTAAAGAGGGTATTTTTGATTACATGAAAGAGTTAGAAAAAAAGCAGGGTAAAAAGTTTGGTGATTTAGAAGACCCCTTGTTAGTTTCTGTTCGCTCAGGTGCAGTGATTTCTATGCCTGGTATGATGGATACTATTTTAAACTTGGGCTTAAATGATAAAAGTGTTGAGGGTCTTGCTAAAAAAACATCAAATCCTAGATTTGCTTATGACAGCTACAGAAGGCTCATTCAGATGTTTGGTAATGTTGTCTTAGGTATTCCTGCTTATGAGTTTGATAATTTTCTAGAAAAAAGAAAAGAAAAAAATGGTTATGACAATGACACTGATCTTGAAGTTCAAGATTTAAAAGATATAATTGAAAAATTTAAAAATTTAATTAAGAAGCGCAAAAACATAGAGTTTCCACAAAAACCAGAAGAGCAGCTTTTAATGGCTGTTAAAGCTGTTTTTAGTTCCTGGAATAACTCTCGAGCCAGATCATATAGGAATATTAATGATATTCCTCATGATTTAGGTACTGCAGTTAATGTGCAAACAATGGTTTTTGGTAACATAGGAGAAAATTCTGGTACTGGAGTTGCTTTTACCAGAAACCCAGCAACTGGAGAAAATAAAGTCTTTGGAGAATTTTTACTCAATGCTCAGGGTGAAGATGTTGTAGCAGGAATAAGAACTCCTAAAGATATTAGTGAACTCAAAAGATTAATGCCTGAAGTTTATGAAGAATTCGTAGAATTAACTGAAACATTAGAAGAGCATTACAAAGATATGCAGGATATAGAATTTACCATTCAAGAAGGAGACTTATATGTACTCCAGACCAGGACAGGTAAAAGAACTGCAGATGCTGCGGTTAATATTGCAGTAGATATGGAAGAAGAAGGTTTGATCGATAAAGAGACAGCAATTTTAAGAGTAGATCCTGAAGATATAAGTCAGCTGCTTCATCCTAATTTCAAAAAAGATGAATTAGAAAAAGCTGATAAGTTAGCTCAAGGCCTTGCTGCTTCACCAGGGGCAGCAACAGGTAAAGTTTATTTTACTTCTGAAGATGCTGTAGATGCTGCAGAAGCCGGTGAAGATGTGATTCTGGTTCGTAAAGAAACATCACCTGAAGATATTGAAGGAATGGTCAAAGCTGAAGGTATTTTAACTTCAAGAGGTGGTATGACTTCTCATGCAGCTGTTGTAGCAAGAGGTATGGGTAAATGCTGTGTTGCAGGTGTTGGAGATATCAGAGTAGATGAAGATGCTAAAAAGTTCTATGTTGATGATAGAGTCTTTAATGAAGGTGATTATATATCCCTAAATGGTAGCTTAGGTGAAGTATATGCAGGTGTAATAGAAACCACAGAAGCACATTTAAGTGATAATTTCATGATGCTAATGGAATGGTCTGATGAATACAGACAGCTTGGTATCTATACAAATGCAGATACACCTAAGGATGCGGGAGTAGCACTTGATTTTGGTGCAGAAGGAATTGGTTTATGTAGAACAGAGCATATGTTCTTTGAAAGCGGCAGGATCATTTCGGTTCGGGAAATGATAGTTGCGAATACCAAGAAAAAACGGCAAAAAGCTTTAGATAAGCTTTTCCCCTATCAAAAAGATGATTTCAAAGAAATATTTAAAGTTATGGAAGATAAGGCTGTAACAATTAGACTATTGGATCCACCGTTACATGAATTTTTACCACAAAATGAAAAAGATATTAAATCTTTAGCAGATGAACTTTCTATTCCAGTTGAAAGCTTAAAAAGAACGATTGAAGAGCTGGAAGAAATGAATCCTATGCTGGGCCATAGAGGCTGCCGTCTGGGTATCAGCTATCCTGAAATTTATAAAATGCAGGTTAAAGCTATCATTTCCGCAGCATTAGAGGTTAATGAAGAAATGGGATATGATGTTCAGGCTGATATCATGATTCCTTTAATTGGCACTGAAAAAGAACTGGCTATTTTAAGGGAGCAGGCCTTAGAGGTCGCAGAAGAATTGATAGATCAATCTAGTGTTGATCTCAGTTATACTATTGGTACCATGATCGAGATTCCAAGAGCAGCCTTATTAGCAGATGATATTGCTAAACATGCTGACTTCTTCTCCTTTGGAACCAATGATTTAACCCAGATGACCTATGGATTCTCTCGTGATGATGCCGGTAAATTCATTAATCAGTACATGGATAAAGAAATATTCCGAAAAGATCCATTTGCGACCCTTGATCAAGAGGGTGTTGGGAAATTAGTAGATATGGCTGTTAAGCTCGGAAGACAAACGAAAAAAGACTTAAAAATAGGAATTTGTGGTGAACATGGTGGAGAACCTTCTTCAATAGATTTCTGTCATAGAGTAGGTTTAGATTATGTTTCCTGCTCACCATATAGGGTTCCTATTGCCAGACTTGCAGCTGCTCAGTCAGCAATAAATAATGATTAA
- a CDS encoding pyruvate, water dikinase regulatory protein → MIKEFDIYVISDSVGDTAEQVARAAAEQYKNADYEIKKHPYVESRTKIDDILDPIDNRNSIVVYTIVNQETAQYLEDKCQKKGFPFIDIMGPCLSTFTDFIGQEPARESGVIRKLDEDYFKRVEAVEFAVKYDDGKDPRGILKADIVLIGVSRSSKTPLSMYLAHKNYKVVNIPLVKGAKVPDQVYEAPRKKVIGLTIDPSDLIEIRRERIRVLGLDSGVDYVSIDKIIEELDYAEKIMRRVGCPVIDMTKKAVEEAANLIIDIINDLN, encoded by the coding sequence ATGATAAAAGAATTTGATATTTATGTTATATCTGATTCAGTTGGTGATACAGCTGAGCAGGTGGCTCGGGCGGCAGCAGAACAGTATAAAAATGCAGATTATGAAATTAAAAAACATCCATATGTGGAAAGTAGAACTAAAATAGATGATATTTTAGACCCAATAGATAATAGAAACTCTATTGTTGTATATACAATAGTTAATCAAGAAACAGCTCAATATTTAGAAGATAAATGTCAAAAAAAAGGGTTTCCCTTTATTGATATAATGGGCCCCTGTCTTTCAACTTTTACTGATTTTATTGGCCAAGAACCAGCACGAGAATCGGGGGTGATAAGAAAATTAGATGAAGATTATTTTAAGCGAGTAGAGGCAGTAGAATTTGCCGTAAAATATGATGATGGCAAAGACCCAAGAGGAATTTTAAAAGCAGATATAGTCCTCATAGGAGTATCTCGTTCTTCAAAAACTCCTTTAAGTATGTACCTGGCACATAAAAATTATAAAGTGGTTAATATTCCCCTTGTAAAAGGTGCTAAGGTACCTGATCAGGTTTATGAAGCTCCAAGAAAAAAAGTGATTGGTTTAACAATTGATCCTTCAGATCTAATTGAAATAAGAAGAGAGAGGATTAGAGTGCTTGGGCTTGATAGTGGAGTTGATTATGTTTCGATAGATAAAATCATTGAAGAATTAGATTATGCTGAAAAAATTATGCGGCGAGTGGGTTGCCCAGTAATAGATATGACAAAAAAAGCTGTTGAAGAAGCAGCAAATTTAATTATTGATATTATCAATGATTTAAATTAA